TTCCGGCGTGGCGGGATTCGTGGTCGCGACAGGGCCCGGAGCTGTTTCGTGCGACGGTGATCATCACTCACAGTGCATTCAAGTTCTCCGAAGCGAAGGCGGCGCTCATCAGCTGTCCAGGGTATCCCTCGACGAGCTTTCCACTCATGATCAACGTGCGGCTGCTGTTCGACAGTGCCGGTGTTCCAGTCGCGAGGGATACCGCGCGGTTCGCTTCGTACCTGTTTCACGAGACCCTGCACCGGTACATCAGCGACATCATCGAATCGCGGCCCGATTCAACGACGCCGTTGCTGAGGAAGTATGCCCGCGAGCACCCGCCCGTTCTCGCGCACCTCCATCTGTACGCACTGATGGACACGGTCTATCGCCAGTTGCGCAGAGGCAACAACGTTCTGCAGCCAACGGGACCGACGGCGCCGACCGCCGGAGGCGTGCTCGGCGTGAACGACCTGGACCGCGCGCGCGAAATCGTCAGGGCCGAAGGCGTTGCGGCCTTCGTACGCGAGCTGCAGCCGACGGGAAAAACGTCGCCGAACGATTGATGACAATCGGGTGCCGTTTCACCATCTGGCGAACCGCGTTCGGGATGGTGTTACAGGCACGATGCCTCAGGGTCCACCGGGGGGCCACCAACTCAGTTTTCCGGTCGGGATTCACCGTTTTCCTGTCAGGGTGTGCTGGTCGTAAGCCGTTCGAGTACCGTGCTATTCAGCATAGTGGGTCCGGTAGACCGGTCTCCTTCCCAAGCTGGACGTCGTGGGTTCGAGTCCCATCGCCCGCTCCTTCAGAGTTGTTGAACGACAAGATGTTGAGAGCCCCGGCGCGATCGCGCCGGGGCTCTTCTCATTCCGCCTGACGCTCTGGACGGCGTCGCAGCGAGCGAGGGCGCATCGATATGGCCCGCACGCCCTCGTCGTTACTCGTATCTCAGCGCCTGCATTGGATCGACCCGCGAGGCTCTGAGCGCCGGAAGAAAGCCCGCGGCGAAGGCGACCATCGTCAGCACGGCCGCCGCCCCCGCGATCACCACCGGATCGTATCCCTGGAGCTCGTACAGGAGCGACCGGGCGGCCCGGCCCAGCCCCAGCGCGGCGGCGATCCCGATGGCCCCGCCAATCAATGTCATCACGCCCACCCGGCGCAACACGAGCCAGCGCACGGAACCCGCGTTCGCGCCCAGTGCCATGCGCACGCCGATCTCGCGCGTGCGCTGCGCGACCGAGTACGCCAGCACGCCGTACAGGCCGATCGCCGCCAGCAGCGTCGCCAGCAGCGCGAACGCCACCGTCAACGTGCTGATCATGCGGTCGAGATAGACGTTCTCGCGTACCTGCTGCGGCAGCGGTTCGAACGATGCGAGGGGCAAATTCGGGTCGATCGTCTGCATCGCCGCTCGGATGGCGCGAATGCTCTGGTCCGTGGGCAAGCCGGTTCGCACGTAGAACGTGTTCTCGCCCTGGAGCTCCGACTGCGCCAATGGAAGGAAGTAGACGGGCGGAATCTTGTCCTTCACCTGCGAATATTTCGAATTTGTGGCTAATCCAATGATCTCGATGTTTAAAGAATCATTATACACGGACATGTGCTTGCCCACCGCAGTGCGGCCGAGATTGAACTTCTTCGCGAACGCCTCGTTCACGATGGCCACTCTCGTGGCGCCCGCCTTGTCCGCCGCGGTGAAGTCGCGCCCCGCGAGGAGCGGCACGCCGAGCACGTGGAAATAGTTCGACCCCACGTTGCTGTAGCGCGAGCCGTCATCGGTGTCGGCCACTTTCCTGAATCCTTCGACCGACACGGACCGGCCCCGGTTGTTGCCTCCGAGCAGCGGAACGGTGGACGACGTCACGCCTCGCACGCCGGGGAGCGCCGCGAGCGTTTGCTCGACACGGTCGTACAGCGCCATGGTGCGAGTGCTGTCGTACCCGCTGCGCGCCGGCGAGATGCCGAACTGCACGACGTTCGCGATGTCGATGCCAAGATCGACGCGGCTGATGTTCCGGAGGCTCTCGATGAACAGTCCCGCCCCGATCAGGAGCGCCATCGACAGCGCGATCTGGACGGTGACGAGCGACGCGCGGAAGCGTTCCGCGCCGCGATCGCCGGCGAGCTTGCCGGAGTTGTTGCGCAGCGCTGTCACCAGGTCGGGCCGCGTGCTCGAGAGCGCGGGCGCGAGCCCGAAGAGCACTCCGGTCGCCAGCGAGACGACCGCGGTGAACACGAAGACCTGCGTGCTCAGATGAAAGTCGTACGCCCGTGCGGCCTCGGCCGACAACAGGGCGGTGATTCCGCCCAGCGTCCAGTATGCGATGACGATGCTCACGATCCCGCCAAGCACGGCGAGCAGCAGTGACTCGGTGAGGACCTGAGTGACGAGCTGCCGCCGCGTTGCGCCGAGCGAGAGGCGCACCGCCATCTCCGTGGTGCGGTTCGCGGCGCGCGCCAGCAGCAGATTGGCAATGTTGGCGCAGGCGATGAGCAGCACGATGCCGGTGACGGCGAAGAGCAGTGTGAGCGGCAGCCGTGACGCCGTGATGGCCGAGCTCTGGCCTCTCCGCCCGTCGCTGAGCGTGATGACCTGGGCGCGGAAGCGAGCCGCGGTCTGGACGCCCAGGCCCTTGATGCGCGGCGCCTCGACGTCGTTGATGATCGCGTGATACGTGGGGTTGAGCGACGCGGCCGCCTGTTCCATCGTCGCGCCCGGCGCGAGGCGACCGAAGATGTACACGAAGTGCTCGTCGCGGTCGGTTTCGACGCCCTTCCATCCGTCGATCATGAGGCCGGCCATGCTGATCGGGACGAACACGTCGGGCCGCGCACCCAGGGTCGTGCCGCTGAACCCTCGCGGTGCAACGCCGATGATCGTCAGCCGCTGGCCATTCACCGTGATCTGTTTGCCGAGCACCGCCGGGTTCCCCCCGAGGGCGTTTTGCCAGAACGCGTAACTCAGCACCGTCACGTAATTCGCCTCGATGGGCTGATCGACCGTTCGGTCGAGCAGGCGCCCGAGCGCCGGCTGGAGGCCGAGGACCGGGAAGTAGGATCCCGATACGAGAACCCCATCGCCGGTGACCGGGGTCTGTCCAGGCATGGCGACGCTGACGTTGAACGGCATGTGCCCGGCGATC
The nucleotide sequence above comes from Gemmatimonadaceae bacterium. Encoded proteins:
- a CDS encoding ABC transporter permease; translation: MHSAIRRLELPFRTLFRTPFVTIVAILSLGLGIGANAGIYSLFNEILLAPLPVAHPERLVNFASPGPQVMYYNCGAAGDCDAAYDYPMFRDLERAAPKGRRTTFSGIAGHMPFNVSVAMPGQTPVTGDGVLVSGSYFPVLGLQPALGRLLDRTVDQPIEANYVTVLSYAFWQNALGGNPAVLGKQITVNGQRLTIIGVAPRGFSGTTLGARPDVFVPISMAGLMIDGWKGVETDRDEHFVYIFGRLAPGATMEQAAASLNPTYHAIINDVEAPRIKGLGVQTAARFRAQVITLSDGRRGQSSAITASRLPLTLLFAVTGIVLLIACANIANLLLARAANRTTEMAVRLSLGATRRQLVTQVLTESLLLAVLGGIVSIVIAYWTLGGITALLSAEAARAYDFHLSTQVFVFTAVVSLATGVLFGLAPALSSTRPDLVTALRNNSGKLAGDRGAERFRASLVTVQIALSMALLIGAGLFIESLRNISRVDLGIDIANVVQFGISPARSGYDSTRTMALYDRVEQTLAALPGVRGVTSSTVPLLGGNNRGRSVSVEGFRKVADTDDGSRYSNVGSNYFHVLGVPLLAGRDFTAADKAGATRVAIVNEAFAKKFNLGRTAVGKHMSVYNDSLNIEIIGLATNSKYSQVKDKIPPVYFLPLAQSELQGENTFYVRTGLPTDQSIRAIRAAMQTIDPNLPLASFEPLPQQVRENVYLDRMISTLTVAFALLATLLAAIGLYGVLAYSVAQRTREIGVRMALGANAGSVRWLVLRRVGVMTLIGGAIGIAAALGLGRAARSLLYELQGYDPVVIAGAAAVLTMVAFAAGFLPALRASRVDPMQALRYE